A window from Sus scrofa isolate TJ Tabasco breed Duroc chromosome 2, Sscrofa11.1, whole genome shotgun sequence encodes these proteins:
- the LYVE1 gene encoding lymphatic vessel endothelial hyaluronic acid receptor 1 isoform X1, with product MMAKYFNLLLLLASLWTTRLLVQGALRTEELSISGPCRIMGVTLVNKNTQSQLNFTEAQEACRLVGLTLASKDQVEAARKSGFETCSYGWVKDQFLVIPRIYPNPKCGKNGKGVLVWRHSLSQKFKAYCHNSSDTRTNSCIPEIIPTNDPTFNTNTAPYTTEMTVNDRTSSSSTNGPSSSVMSTVATTSLPLATTSTPRKRKLICITEAFMETSTISTETELYIENRTAFKNEAIGFGGIPTALLVLALLFFAAAAGLAVCYVKRWGRWHTVGLVIFFTSISCVYPGSLVAFPWSKWRWWSSYTVDFLPYLTDPPRLSYYFSMCMLSCL from the exons AGCTTTCCATCTCAGGACCATGCAGAATCATGGGGGTCACCCTGGTGAACAAAAACACACAGTCACAGCTGAATTTCACAGAAGCCCAGGAGGCCTGTAGGCTGGTGGGACTAACTTTGGCCAGCAAAGACCAAGTTGAAGCAGCAAGGAAATCTGGCTTTGAGACCTGCAG CTATGGATGGGTGAAAGATCAGTTCTTGGTCATCCCTCGGATTTACCCGAACCCCAAGTGTGGGAAGAATGGGAAGGGCGTCCTGGTTTGGAGACATTCCCTCAGTCAGAAGTTCAAGGCCTATTGTCACAACTCATCTG ATACTAGGACTAACTCATGCATTCCAGAAATTATCCCCACCAATGATCCCACATTCAACACCAACACTGCACCATACACAACGGAAATGACTGTCAATGACAGAACATCATCATCATCTACCAATGGGCCTTCTTCCTCTGTTATGTCCACTGTGGCAACCACTAGTCTTCCTCTGGCTACCACTTCTactccacggaaaagaaaattaatttgcataaCAGAAGCTTTTATGGAAACTAGCACCATATCTACAGAAACTGAACTGTATATTGAAAACAGGACAGCATTCAAGAATGAAGCCATTGGGTTTGGAG GTATTCCCACAGCCCTGCTGGTGCTCGCGCTCCTCTTCTTTGCTGCTGCAGCTGGCCTCGCAGTTTGCTACGTCAAAAGGTGGGGTCGTTGGCACACGGTTGGTCTTGTCATCTTTTTCACATCCATATCTTGTGTTTATCCAGGGTCGTTAGTAGCATTTCCTTGGTCCAAATGGAGATGGTGGTCCTCTTATACTGTAGACTTTCTCCCCTACCTCACCGATCCACCCAGACTTTCCTACTATTTCAGCATGTGTATGTTATCCTGCCTTTAG
- the LYVE1 gene encoding lymphatic vessel endothelial hyaluronic acid receptor 1 isoform X2, with translation MMAKYFNLLLLLASLWTTRLLVQGALRTEELSISGPCRIMGVTLVNKNTQSQLNFTEAQEACRLVGLTLASKDQVEAARKSGFETCSYGWVKDQFLVIPRIYPNPKCGKNGKGVLVWRHSLSQKFKAYCHNSSDTRTNSCIPEIIPTNDPTFNTNTAPYTTEMTVNDRTSSSSTNGPSSSVMSTVATTSLPLATTSTPRKRKLICITEAFMETSTISTETELYIENRTAFKNEAIGFGGIPTALLVLALLFFAAAAGLAVCYVKRYVKAFPFTNKNQQKEMIETKVVKEEKADDNNLNEESKTLDKKPEELKSPPKTTVRCLEAEV, from the exons AGCTTTCCATCTCAGGACCATGCAGAATCATGGGGGTCACCCTGGTGAACAAAAACACACAGTCACAGCTGAATTTCACAGAAGCCCAGGAGGCCTGTAGGCTGGTGGGACTAACTTTGGCCAGCAAAGACCAAGTTGAAGCAGCAAGGAAATCTGGCTTTGAGACCTGCAG CTATGGATGGGTGAAAGATCAGTTCTTGGTCATCCCTCGGATTTACCCGAACCCCAAGTGTGGGAAGAATGGGAAGGGCGTCCTGGTTTGGAGACATTCCCTCAGTCAGAAGTTCAAGGCCTATTGTCACAACTCATCTG ATACTAGGACTAACTCATGCATTCCAGAAATTATCCCCACCAATGATCCCACATTCAACACCAACACTGCACCATACACAACGGAAATGACTGTCAATGACAGAACATCATCATCATCTACCAATGGGCCTTCTTCCTCTGTTATGTCCACTGTGGCAACCACTAGTCTTCCTCTGGCTACCACTTCTactccacggaaaagaaaattaatttgcataaCAGAAGCTTTTATGGAAACTAGCACCATATCTACAGAAACTGAACTGTATATTGAAAACAGGACAGCATTCAAGAATGAAGCCATTGGGTTTGGAG GTATTCCCACAGCCCTGCTGGTGCTCGCGCTCCTCTTCTTTGCTGCTGCAGCTGGCCTCGCAGTTTGCTACGTCAAAAG GTATGTGAAGGCGTTCCCTTTTACAAacaaaaatcagcagaaggaaatgaTTGAAACTAAAGTGGTGAAGGAGGAGAAGGCCGATGATAACAACCTGAATGAGGAATCAAAGACACTGGATAAAAAGCCAGAGGAGCTCAAGAGTCCAcccaaaaccacagtgaggtgcCTGGAAGCTGaagtttaa